A genomic stretch from Vanrija pseudolonga chromosome 6, complete sequence includes:
- the SPBC3B9.05 gene encoding putative protein, producing MCKHILNAQVAIRAPCCQKWFDCPECHAELADHPLRKTMEMVFLCKKCKKAFRKDMNAYEEADEYCPHCDNHYVVEAKEPQAMLGVEGEDARVDNRMIKDDREKAKAGRSLFDRDTTLTLDRPAWDQQPDEVKAQARR from the exons ATGTG CAAGCACATTCTCAACGCGCAGGTCGCGATCCGCGCCCCCTGCTGCCAGAAGTGGTTTGAC TGCCCGGAAtgccacgccgagctcgcagaCCACCCGCTGCGAAAGACGATGGAGATGGTGTTCTTGTGCAAAAAG TGCAAGAAGGCGTTCCGCAAGGACATGAACGCgtacgaggaggccgacgagtaCTGCCCCCACTGCGATAACCACTAT gtcgtcgaggcaaAGGAGCCACAAGCcatgctcggcgtcgagggcgaggacgcgcgcgtcgacaaCCGCATGATCAAGGACGACcgcgagaaggccaaggccggccgCAGCCTCTTTGACCGCGACACGACGCTCACACTCGACCGGCCCGCTTGGGACCAGCAGCCAGACGAGGTCAAAGCGCAGGCACGGCGATAG
- the mtr_26 gene encoding N amino acid transport system protein — protein sequence MSYDPEKALDDHNGHINHQAGKNGDYAVEIAPAGNERLVQDAVFGDMSDGGPNYRAVGPVGSFVLMTKANVGLGVLSIPFTFMLVGMAPGIILLFVLACIVVYCACIIGDFKMNHPEVYAIADAGYIVGGVIGREYFGLAFVLFMIFVAASAMLGTSTALNAVSVHGEPLRNYCTAMWVAIAAVIGLLMASIRTLGKIAWLGWVGLISIIAAIMILTIAVGVQDRPYDAMKEYPTGPWPKDLRITYKAPFADAMSALNNILFAFAATPTYFGIISEMRDPRLFKRSMIASMTFVFILYAVLGAVVYYFCGQFVSSPALGSAGPLLKKVSYGIAIPALLVTLCIYSHLAAKYFFVRILSGSVHLSKPSAVHWGTWLACVFGSIGIAYIIASAIPIFSNLISLVGALIGPSVCIIPYTIMWYHDNWKLVAPSERTGRARLMLAFNVLLAVIGVFLTVAGTYGAIKTIIDDKTRGKPWSCADNSHSVPVKSS from the exons ATGTCCTACGACCCAGAGAAGGCCCTCGATGACCACAATGGTCACATCAACCACCAGGCCGGCAAGAACGGCGACTATGCCGTCGAGATCGCCCCCGCCGGCAACGAGCGTCTCGTCCAGGACGCCGTGTTCGGTGACATGAGCGATGGTGGTCCCAACTACCGTGCC GTCGGCCCCGTCGGCTCGTTCGTCCTCATGACCAAGGCCAATGTCGGTCTTGGTGTGCTTTCGATCCCCTTCACATTCATGCTGGTGGGCATGGCCCCCGGTATTATCCTGCTCTTCGTCTTGGCCTGCATCGTCGTCT ACTGTGCGTGCATCATCGGTGACTTCAAGATGAACCACCCCGAGGTCTACGCTATTGCCGACGCTGGCTACATTGTCGGCGGTGTCATTGGCCGCGAGTACTTTGGTCTCGCCTTTGTCCTGTTCATGATCTTCGTCGCTGCCTCGGCCATGCTCGGCACCTCGACGGCTCTCAACGCCGTCTCGGTCCACGGCGAGCCCCTCAGGAACTACTGCACCGCCATGTgggtcgccatcgccgccgtcattGGTCTCCTCATGGCCTCGATCCGTACCCTCGGCAAGATTGCCTGGCTCGGATGGGTCGGCCTCATCTCTatcatcgccgccatcatGATCCTCACCATTGCCGTCGGTGTCCAGGACCGCCCCTACGACGCCATGAAGGAGTACCCCACTGGCCCTTGGCCCAAGGACCTCCGCATCACGTACAAGGCGCCTTTCGCTGACGCCATGTCGGCCCTCAACAACATTCTGTTCGCCTTTGCCGCTACGCCCACCTACTTTGGCATCATCTCGGAGATGCGTGACCCCCGCCTCTTCAAGCGCTCCATGATCGCTTCGATGACGTTCGTCTTCATCCTCTacgccgtcctcggtgccgtcgtctACTACTTCTGTGGCCAGTtcgtctcctcgcccgcTCTTGGCTCGGCCGGCCCTCTTCTCAAGAAAGTCTCGTACGGCATTGCCATCCCTGCTCTGCTCGTCACCCTCTGCATCTACTCGCACCTTGCCGCCAAGTACTTCTTCGTCCGCATCCTCTCGGGCTCGGTCCACCTCAGCAAGCCCTCGGCTGTCCACTGGGGTACTTGGCTCGCCTGCGTCTTTGGCTCGATCGGCATTGCCTACATCATTGCCTCGGCCATCCCCATCTTCTCCAacctcatctcgctcgtcggtgccctcATCGGCCCCTCGGTCTGTATCATCCCCTACACCATCATGTGGTACCACGACAACTGGAAGCTTGTTGCCCCCAGCGAGCGCACTGGCCGCGCCAGGCTCATGCTCGCCTTCAAcgtcctccttgccgtcaTTGGTGTCTTCCTCACTGTCGCCGGCACGTACGGTGCCATCAAGACCATCATTGACGACAAGACGCGCGGCAAGCCCTGGTCGTGTGCCGACAACTCGCACTCGGTGCCTGTCAAGTCTTCGTAA
- the gluP_3 gene encoding Glucose/galactose transporter — protein MASDVEYSAGTGNPRHDDRSPAVLIVSSVFLAIATIFVALRCVSKFYIRKRADWDDWVTLLAWLFTVALSTCIIFAATVGMGKVDYLIKPEWVKPLKAATYAFPMFYNLSSMTAKTSVLLLYVRMASAHPFLRNASYAVLAIVNVSGMVLVFLNIFQCRPIKAAWDVQVEGTCMDTVTLFLASSPINILSDLAILVLPLPIITSLRMEIHQKIGLVLTFICLIFVAIVDVVRISFLQTALREQVSIGMSHVSANSRPPNYYYDIAYGTLWSAIECSVRVSCACALVLKPLLQKLKPAILSRGSNRSKNSNGHAASGGHNSNGNPLESNNGNGNGNANGNDKESMRSLQFTPKSPKVDQMPLQAILETDPDVPDEDTMDIFDLFRSGPPAGSTAGGSAIAAAIAQSGGTAIFGTGFGGGLTRIPSRRLSASGAMVAPLARMPSRGGIVAPLHRMGSGGRRDSNGGRRDSFNHPQPGPSPNPTNGSPHSSETIGLPLAPQRTKLSDRTILHPLKWLSRDDTPMEQTQQPTGKFFDFVQMGGRKPLTELSAREAWWPVLFVSILFFLWGFAYGLLGTLNSRILDVIGSSPSKAIALQSSYWIGYVVGPSTLGGYVLIHYGFKATFITGLTIYACGTMCFWPSSVLASYAGFFISNFIIACGLSILEVAANPFIALAGPGEYSESRLNFSQGIQGIGGVLSPILARKALFRNLEGRASLFDVQWCYLAVALFVIALALVFFYAPLSEATEDDMERETQLRMANAGLDPRGKAYGMSAKWFIIVFGVFCMSAYVGAQESVSYFWEPLLARFRPRDDEFWDLTIGHSVFAFGRFLASGAMFIGFTPRLILNICLIGSFITTLLAVVLPASHGTGAYVCLLLNMFLEAPVFPTVFATALRGAGRHTKPASIALTVAIGVGACVWESVTYGAWRAQNKDIHKAIVVVPILFGIQAIYSLTLTANVKLRRWVDPFWSRPAAHGPSELTFGTFEHPEQLEPDYGKQPALCKTELAII, from the exons atggcCTCCGACGTAGAGTACTCGGCCGGCACGGGCAACCCGCGACATGACGATCGCTCACCGGCCGTCCTCATCGTCTCGTCCGTCTTTCTCGCCATCGCGACCATCTTTGTCGCTCTCCGATGCGTGTCCAAGTTTTACATTCGCAAAAGAGCAGACTGGGACGACTGGGTGACTCTGTTGGCTTGG CTCTTCACCGTCGCGCTCTCAACATGCATCATCTTTGCCGCCACCGTGGGCATGGGGAAAGTAGACTATT TGATTAAGCCAGAATGGGTCAAGCCCCTCAAGGCGGCGACCTACGCCTTCCCCATGTTCTACAATCTCTCGTCCATGACAGCCAAAACCTctgtcctcctcctctacGTCCGCATGGCGAGTGCTCATCCATTCTTGCGCAATGCTTCATACGCTGTGCTTGCCATTGTCAACGTCTCGGGCATGGTGTTGGTATTCTTGAACATCTTT CAATGCCGACCGATCAAGGCCGCTTGGGACGTGCAGGTCGAAGGGACCTGCATGGACACGGTCACACTCTTCCTCGCGTCATCACCCATCAACATCCTCTCGgacctcgccatcctcgtcctccccttGCCAATCATCACCAGCCTCCGAATGGAGATCCACCAGAAGATTGGCCTCGTCTTGACCTTTATCTGTCTCATTTTCGTCGCGATCGTCGATGTTG TTAGAATCTCGTTCTTGCAAACCGCTCTGAGAGAACAAGTCTCCATCGGTATGAGCCACGTGTCGGCAAACTCGCGGCCACCAAACTACTACTACGACATTGCGTATGGTACGCTCTGGTCTGCGATCGAGTGCTCGGTGCGCGTGTCTTGTGCATgtgccctcgtcctcaaACCACTGCTACAAAAGCTCAAACCCGCCATCTTGTCTCGTGGATCGAACAGATCAAAGAACTCGAATGGCCACGCTGCGTCAGGAGGACACAACAGCAACGGCAACCCGCTCGAATCCAACAATGGCAATGGCAACGGAaacgccaacggcaacgacAAGGAGAGTATGCGGTCGCTTCAGTTCACACCCAAGTCTCCAAAGGTGGACCAGATGCCCCTGCAAGCCATCTTGGAAACAGACCCCGACGTGCCAGACGAGGACACAATGGACATCTTTGACCTCTTCCGCAGTGGTCCCCCCGCTGGATCTACGGCCGGAGGCTCTGCCATCGCTGCGGCGATTGCGCAGTCTGGAGGCACTGCCATCTTCGGCACCGGGTTCGGCGGAGGATTGACGAGAATACCCAGCAGGCGGCTGAGTGCTAGCGGAGCCATGGTAGCTCCATTGGCCCGCATGCCCAGCCGCGGCGGTATCGTTGCGCCGCTGCATAGAATGGGCAGCGGGGGGCGTCGCGATTCCAACGGAGGACGTCGGGACAGCTTCAACCATCCACAGCCTGGCCCAAGTCCGAACCCAACAAACGGTAGCCCGCATTCGAGCGAGACAATCGGCCTACCACTGGCCCCGCAAAGAACGAAGCTGAGCGACCGCACCATACTCCATCCGTTGAAGTGGTTGTCGCGGGACGATACGCCAATGGAGCAGACACAGCAGCCCACGGGCAAGTTCTTCGACTTTGTTCAGATGGGGGGCCGGAAACCTCTCACCGAGCTGTCGGCAAGAGAAGCATGGTGGCCGGTTCTGTTCG TGTCGATCCTCTTTTTCCTCTGGGGCTTCGCATATGGATTACTCGGCACCCTTAACAGCAGGATCCTCGATGTGATCGGATCGTCGCCATCAAAGGCGATTGCCCTTCAAAGCTCGTACTGGATCGGCTACGTCGTGGGCCCTTCGACTCTCGGCGGCTATGTCCTCATCCACTACGGCTTCAAGGCGACATTCATCACAGGTCTGACAATATACGCCTGCGGGACAATGTGCTTCTGGCCGTCGTCAGTCCTGGCCTCGTACGCGGGGTTCTTCATCTCCAACTTTATCATCGCCTGCGGCTTGTCCATTCTCGAAGTCGCCGCCAACCCGTTCATTGCGCTCGCCGGCCCGGGCGAGTACTCCGAGTCACGGCTCAACTTCTCGCAAGGTATCCAGGGtatcggcggcgtgctctccCCCATCCTCGCCCGCAAGGCGTTATTCCGTAACCTCGAAGGCCGTGCATCGTTATTCGATGTCCAATGGTGCTACCTGGCTGTCGCACTGTTCGTCattgcccttgccctcgtctTCTTCTACGCGCCGCTATCGGAAGCCACCGAAGACGACATGGAGCGAGAAACACAGCTGCGCATGGCGAATGCTGGACTGGACCCTCGCGGCAAGGCATATGGAATGTCCGCAAAGTGGTTCATCATCGTCTTTGGCGTGTTCTGCATGTCGGCGTACGTTGGCGCTCAGGAATCCGTGTCCTATTTCTGGGAACCCCTGCTCGCGCGCTTCCGACCCCGGGACGACGAGTTCTGGGACCTCACGATCGGGCACTCGGTCTTCGCCTTCGGTCGCTTCCTGGCATCCGGCGCCATGTTCATTGGCTTCACACCGAGGCTGATTCTCAACATATGCCTGATTGGCTCGTTCATCACGACATTGCTGGCAGTCGTGCTTCCCGCGTCCCATGGTACCGGTGCCTACGTCTGCCTCCTGCTCAACATGTTCCTCGAGGCGCCAGTGTTCCCGACCGTCTTTGCGACGGCACTGCGTGGAGCCGGCCGCCACACCAAGCCAGCGAGCATTGCCCTTACCGTGGCAATTGGAGTTGGAGCTTGCGTCTGGGAGAGCGTGACGTACGGAGCGTGGCGTGCCCAGAACAAGGACATTCACAaggccatcgtcgtcgtgcccatCCTGTTTGGCATCCAGGCAATCTACAGCCTGACGTTGACGGCCAACGTCAAGCTGCGCCGATGGGTCGACCCGTTCTGGTCACGACCTGCGGCGCACGGCCCCAGCGAGTTGACATTCGGCACGTTTGAGCACCCGGAACAGCTCGAGCCAGACTATGGCAAGCAGCCAGCGCTGTGCAAGACCGAACTGGCCATCATTTAG
- the UCH3 gene encoding Ubiquitin carboxyl-terminal hydrolase isozyme L3 — translation MQPTPPAPPAAQDQTAATTQSPPLQDWYPLESSPEVLTSLARHWGLPDSYAFVDVLGLDDDTLALTPRPVHAVVFLFPDTDGIVAWRAKDAYLSAEIGAEPLWIPQRGVELMLTSPTGHSCGTFAVLHALAETRLASGLDGFFAECRSLTPEGRTALLATSPLIKPVHNSLVTAGQTILRESDWADADHFISFIRHDGRVVEMDGARPRVGGVDRGAASDDLLTDVAKIVREQYVPLAADSVHHFSLIALVSNS, via the exons ATGCAGCCcacaccaccagcaccaccagcagcgcaAGACCAGACTGCTGCTACGACGCAATCACCACCCCTGCAAGACTGGTATCCGCTGGAATCGAGCCCCGAAGTGCTCACCTCACTTGCCAGG CACTGGGGCCTGCCAGACTCGTACGCGTttgtcgacgtcctcggcctcgacgacgacacgctcgcgctcaccccgcgccccgtgcacgccgtcgtcttcctcttccccGACACGGACGGCATCGTCGCCTGGCGCGCAAAGGATGCATACTTGTCCGCCGAgatcggcgccgagccgctctGGATCCCACAACGCGGTGTCG AGCTGATGCTCACCTCACCCACAGGCCACAGCTGTGGCACTTTCGCCGTGCTGCATGCACTCGCCGAGACGCGACTCGCATCCGGGCTCGACGGCTTCTTTGCAGAGTGTCGGT CGCTCACGCCCGAGGGCCGaacggcgctcctcgccacctcACCCCTCATCAAGCCCGTCCACAACTCACTCGTGACTGCCGGCCAGACGATCCTGCGCGAGTCCGACTGGGCAGACGCCGACCACTTCATATCGTTCATCCGCCacgacgggcgcgtcgtcgagatggacggcgctcggccgcgtGTCGGTGGCGTGGACCGCGGCGCTGCGAGCGACGACCTGCTAACT GATGTCGCAAAGATTGTCAGAGAGCAATACGTTCCGCTTGCCGCCGACAGTGTCCACCACTTTTCGCTCATTGCCTTGGTCAGCAACTCATAG
- the UCH3 gene encoding Ubiquitin carboxyl-terminal hydrolase 3: protein MQPTPPAPPAAQDQTAATTQSPPLQDWYPLESSPEVLTSLARHWGLPDSYAFVDVLGLDDDTLALTPRPVHAVVFLFPDTDGIVAWRAKDAYLSAEIGAEPLWIPQRGVGHSCGTFAVLHALAETRLASGLDGFFAECRSLTPEGRTALLATSPLIKPVHNSLVTAGQTILRESDWADADHFISFIRHDGRVVEMDGARPRVGGVDRGAASDDLLTDVAKIVREQYVPLAADSVHHFSLIALVSNS from the exons ATGCAGCCcacaccaccagcaccaccagcagcgcaAGACCAGACTGCTGCTACGACGCAATCACCACCCCTGCAAGACTGGTATCCGCTGGAATCGAGCCCCGAAGTGCTCACCTCACTTGCCAGG CACTGGGGCCTGCCAGACTCGTACGCGTttgtcgacgtcctcggcctcgacgacgacacgctcgcgctcaccccgcgccccgtgcacgccgtcgtcttcctcttccccGACACGGACGGCATCGTCGCCTGGCGCGCAAAGGATGCATACTTGTCCGCCGAgatcggcgccgagccgctctGGATCCCACAACGCGGTGTCG GCCACAGCTGTGGCACTTTCGCCGTGCTGCATGCACTCGCCGAGACGCGACTCGCATCCGGGCTCGACGGCTTCTTTGCAGAGTGTCGGT CGCTCACGCCCGAGGGCCGaacggcgctcctcgccacctcACCCCTCATCAAGCCCGTCCACAACTCACTCGTGACTGCCGGCCAGACGATCCTGCGCGAGTCCGACTGGGCAGACGCCGACCACTTCATATCGTTCATCCGCCacgacgggcgcgtcgtcgagatggacggcgctcggccgcgtGTCGGTGGCGTGGACCGCGGCGCTGCGAGCGACGACCTGCTAACT GATGTCGCAAAGATTGTCAGAGAGCAATACGTTCCGCTTGCCGCCGACAGTGTCCACCACTTTTCGCTCATTGCCTTGGTCAGCAACTCATAG
- the COL1A1 gene encoding Collagen alpha-1(I) chain: MCHHHLGKGGDGGPGGSGGSGPAGGAGGGGGDGGSGGMGPGGGDGGDGGGGGSGGAGPGGGAGGSGGKGGDGGAESGNGMCCRTHWLDDFDAQLLIDNLDIYYFDLESLDAVVLEHWLDNLDAELVFDDLDFHYFDLEPLDTLVFEHRLHDLDAKLVIYDDYFVQSQYDHNALVLHYYHIQWLYHFDSKLVLDDVDFHNVDYRFHVLDVDDRLDHLDVDDRVNYLDHRIDHLDVYHWLNHLDVDYRLDHVDHWLDHLDVDDRVNHLDHRIDHLDVYHWLNHLDVDYRLDHVDHWLDNLHYGLDDLDVHDLDPILVLDYHHVQPLRNPLGLCYQDLRPMPHRYRWQGR, translated from the exons ATGTGTCACCACCATCT CGGCAAGGGTGGCGACGGTGGCCCTGGTGGCTCTGGCGGTTCTGGCCccgctggtggtgctggcggcggcggtggtgacggtggctccggcggcatgggccccggtggcggtgacggcggagacggaggtggcggcggctctggcggcgctggcccaggcggcggtgctggtggttCTGGAGGCAAGGGCGGTGATGGTGGAGCCGAAAGTGGCAATGGCATGTGCTGCCGCACA CACTGGCTCGACGACTTCGACGCCCAGCTCCTCAtcgacaacctcgacatCTATTACTTCGACCTCGAGTcactcgacgccgtcgtcctcgagcactggctcgacaacctcgacgccgagctcgtcttcgacgacctcgacttcCATTACTTCGACCTCGAGCCACTCGACACCCTCGTCTTCGAGCACCGGCtccacgacctcgacgccaagctcgtcatcTACGACGACTACTTCGTCCAGTCACAGTACGACCACAACGCC CTCGTCCTCCACTACTACCACATCCAGTGGCTCTACCACTTCGACTccaagctcgtcctcgacgacgtcgacttcCATAACGTCGACTACCGGTtccacgtcctcgacgtcgacgaccggctcgaccacctcgacgtcgacgaccggGTCAACTACCTCGACCACAGgatcgaccacctcgacgtctACCACTGGCTcaaccacctcgacgtcgactaCAGGCTCGACCACGTCGACCACTggctcgaccacctcgacgtcgacgaccgggtcaaccacctcgaccacaggatcgaccacctcgacgtctACCACTGGCTcaaccacctcgacgtcgactaCAGGCTCGACCACGTCGACCACTGGCTCGACAACCTCCACTacgggctcgacgacctcgacgtccatgACCTCGAccccatcctcgtcctcgactaCCACCACGTCCAGCCACTCCGCAACCCACTCGGCTTGTGTTACCAGGACTTGCGGCCCATGCCCCACCGGTACcggtggcaagggcggtga